One stretch of Enterobacter sp. RHBSTW-00994 DNA includes these proteins:
- the dppF gene encoding dipeptide ABC transporter ATP-binding subunit DppF: MSTQQAAAQQLLLQAIDLKKHYPVKKGPFSPERLVKALDGVSFTLERGKTLAVVGESGCGKSTLGRLLTMIETPTGGELYYQGQDLLKHDPHAQKLRRQKIQIVFQNPYGSLNPRKKVGQILEEPLLINTSLSKEQRREKALAMMAKVGLKTEHYDRYPHMFSGGQRQRIAIARGLMLDPDVVIADEPVSALDVSVRAQVLNLMMDLQQELGLSYVFISHDLSVVEHIADEVMVMYLGRCVEKGTKDQIFNNPRHPYTQALLSATPRLNPDDRRERIKLTGELPSPLNPPPGCAFNARCRRRFGPCTQLQPQLKDYGGQLVACFAVDQDENGEKPHV; the protein is encoded by the coding sequence ATGAGTACGCAACAGGCCGCCGCGCAACAACTGCTGTTGCAGGCTATCGATCTGAAAAAACATTATCCGGTGAAGAAGGGACCATTCTCTCCTGAACGCCTGGTAAAAGCGCTGGATGGCGTATCGTTCACGCTGGAGCGTGGTAAAACGCTGGCGGTGGTGGGAGAGTCCGGCTGTGGGAAATCCACGCTGGGTCGACTGCTGACAATGATAGAAACGCCCACAGGCGGCGAGCTCTATTATCAGGGGCAGGATCTGCTTAAGCATGACCCGCATGCGCAGAAACTGCGTCGCCAGAAAATCCAGATTGTCTTCCAGAACCCGTATGGCTCGCTTAACCCACGCAAGAAAGTGGGGCAGATTCTGGAAGAACCGCTGCTGATTAATACCAGCCTCTCCAAAGAGCAGCGCCGTGAGAAAGCGTTGGCGATGATGGCGAAAGTGGGTTTGAAAACCGAACATTACGATCGCTATCCGCATATGTTCTCCGGCGGTCAGCGTCAACGTATTGCGATTGCTCGCGGACTGATGCTTGATCCGGATGTGGTGATTGCCGATGAGCCGGTCTCTGCGCTTGATGTTTCTGTTCGTGCACAGGTTCTGAACCTGATGATGGACTTACAGCAGGAACTGGGGCTGTCGTATGTGTTTATTTCACATGATCTGTCAGTGGTGGAGCACATTGCTGATGAAGTGATGGTGATGTATTTAGGTCGCTGTGTGGAGAAGGGGACCAAAGACCAGATCTTTAATAATCCTCGTCATCCGTACACCCAGGCACTACTGTCTGCGACACCGCGTTTGAATCCGGATGATCGTCGCGAGCGCATTAAATTGACGGGCGAGCTACCAAGCCCGCTGAATCCGCCTCCGGGATGTGCCTTCAACGCCCGTTGTCGTCGTCGCTTTGGGCCTTGCACGCAGTTGCAGCCGCAGTTGAAAGATT